A stretch of the Gossypium hirsutum isolate 1008001.06 chromosome D07, Gossypium_hirsutum_v2.1, whole genome shotgun sequence genome encodes the following:
- the LOC107954122 gene encoding bifunctional nitrilase/nitrile hydratase NIT4A — protein sequence MSIVPAPQPDGPLFAEVDMGGDASAPTVRATVVQASTIFYDTPATLDKAERLLAEAAGYGSQLVVFPEAFIGGYPRGSNFGVTIGNRTAKGKEDFRKYHASAIDVPGPEIERLAAMAGKYKVYLVMGVIERDGYTLYCTVVFFDSQGRFLGKHRKIMPTALERIIWGFGDGSTIPVFETPIGKIGAAICWENKMPLLRTAMYAKGIEIYCAPTADSRAVWQASMTHIALEGGCFVLSANQFCRRKDYPPPPEYLFSGTEDELNPDSVVCAGGSVIISPSGAILAGPNYDGEALISADLDMGEIARAKFDFDVVGHYSRPEVLSLIVRDHPAKPVTFTSASEKTEDAHKLL from the exons ATGTCAATAGTCCCCGCCCCACAACCCGACGGACCTCTCTTCGCCGAGGTCGACATGGGTGGCGACGCTTCCGCCCCCACCGTCCGAGCTACCGTGGTCCAAGCTTCTACCATTTTCTATGACACCCCCGCTACTTTAGACAAAGCGGAGAGGTTGTTGGCTGAAGCCGCCGGATATGGGTCTCAGCTAGTGGTGTTCCCTGAAGCGTTTATCGGCGGATATCCACGCGGCTCCAACTTCGGCGTTACCATTGGGAACCGCACTGCTAAAGGGAAGGAAGACTTCCGGAAATATCACGCTTCAGCCATTGATGTTCCTG GTCCTGAAATCGAGCGTTTGGCGGCCATGGCTGGAAAGTATAAGGTTTACTTGGTGATGGGTGTGATAGAGAGAGATGGATACACTCTATATTGTACGGTGGTGTTTTTCGATTCTCAAGGTCGGTTCCTGGGGAAGCACCGCAAGATCATGCCGACGGCATTGGAGCGCATAATTTGGGGGTTTGGAGATGGATCCACAATTCCGGTTTTCGAGACTCCCATCGGGAAAATAGGGGCTGCCATTTGTTGGGAAAATAAAATGCCACTTTTAAGAACAGCAATGTATGCAAAAG GCATTGAAATATATTGTGCACCAACCGCTGATTCCAGGGCTGTGTGGCAAGCATCAATGACCCATATAGCTCTTGAAGGCGGGTGTTTTGTGTTGTCAGCCAACCAGTTCTGTCGGAGGAAAGACTACCCACCTCCTCCAGAATATCTGTTTTCCGGGACAGAAGACGAACTCAATCCAGATTCTGTCGTCTGTGCCGGTGGAAGTGTCATTATATCACCATCTGGAGCTATTCTGGCTGGACCCAATTACGATGGGGAGGCACTTATATCAGCAGATCTAG ATATGGGAGAAATTGCACGGGCGAAATTCGATTTCGATGTGGTGGGCCATTATTCAAGACCAGAAGTGCTTAGCTTGATTGTGAGAGACCATCCAGCAAAGCCAGTTACTTTTACATCGGCATCTGAAAAAACTGAAGACGCTCATAAGTTGCTGTGA